A single genomic interval of Rhodopseudomonas palustris harbors:
- a CDS encoding host attachment family protein translates to MTLIPHNTLVVVADGRGALLLRNTGKPADVTLRQERKLEPTNLDNDGPSGSRPEEQSQSQTDEATFAKQLTNTLNKMKLDGEFDQLVLVADPQTLGQMRPILHKTVEASLIRSLAKDLTNHPLEQIAEAIAA, encoded by the coding sequence ATGACGCTGATTCCGCACAACACGCTCGTCGTCGTCGCTGATGGCCGCGGCGCCCTGCTGCTGCGCAACACCGGCAAGCCGGCCGACGTGACGTTGCGCCAGGAGCGCAAGCTCGAGCCGACCAATCTGGACAACGACGGCCCGTCGGGCTCGCGCCCCGAGGAGCAGAGCCAGAGTCAGACCGACGAAGCGACCTTCGCCAAGCAGCTCACCAACACGCTGAACAAGATGAAGCTCGACGGCGAGTTCGATCAGCTCGTGCTGGTCGCGGATCCGCAGACGCTCGGCCAGATGCGGCCGATCCTGCACAAGACCGTCGAGGCCTCGCTGATCCGCTCACTGGCGAAGGATCTCACCAACCATCCGCTCGAACAGATCGCCGAGGCGATCGCGGCGTAG
- the serB gene encoding phosphoserine phosphatase SerB has product MSLVATLICNPNNPALDSTVIEGARAVLPQPNEAVWLHDEIAADIFFASTEDPLVLADRLRAARGDLPVDVVVQPAATRRKKLFLADMDSTMIGQECIDELAGFVGLKDHVAAITERAMRGEIEFEPALRERVALLKGLPLDVIGQVLDTRITLTPGGRAVVQTMRANGAYTCLVSGGFTQFTHVVAERLGFAEHRANELLSEDGKLTGTVAEPILGRDAKLATLLELREADDLDAIDTLVVGDGANDLGMIQAAGLGIAYHAKPAVAAAAHGRIDFGDLTALLYAQGYRRDEFVAD; this is encoded by the coding sequence ATGTCGCTCGTCGCCACGCTCATCTGCAATCCGAACAATCCCGCGCTGGATTCGACCGTGATCGAGGGGGCGCGTGCGGTGCTGCCCCAGCCCAATGAAGCAGTCTGGCTGCACGACGAGATCGCCGCCGACATCTTCTTTGCCAGCACCGAGGATCCCCTGGTGCTCGCCGACCGGCTACGCGCCGCCCGCGGCGACCTGCCGGTCGATGTCGTGGTGCAGCCTGCTGCGACCCGGCGCAAGAAGCTTTTTCTCGCCGACATGGATTCGACCATGATCGGCCAGGAATGCATCGACGAGCTGGCCGGCTTCGTCGGGCTGAAGGACCATGTTGCTGCGATCACCGAGCGGGCGATGCGCGGCGAAATCGAATTCGAGCCAGCGCTGCGCGAGCGCGTCGCGCTGCTCAAGGGCCTGCCGCTCGACGTGATCGGCCAGGTGCTCGACACCCGGATCACGCTGACGCCGGGCGGCCGCGCGGTGGTGCAGACGATGCGCGCCAATGGCGCCTACACCTGCCTTGTGTCCGGCGGCTTCACCCAGTTCACCCATGTGGTGGCCGAACGGCTCGGCTTCGCCGAACATCGCGCCAACGAACTCCTGAGCGAGGACGGCAAGCTGACCGGCACCGTCGCCGAGCCGATCCTCGGCCGCGACGCCAAGCTGGCGACACTGCTGGAGCTGCGCGAAGCCGACGATCTCGACGCGATCGACACACTGGTGGTCGGCGATGGCGCCAACGATCTCGGCATGATCCAAGCCGCGGGTCTCGGGATCGCGTATCACGCCAAGCCTGCGGTCGCCGCAGCGGCCCACGGCCGCATCGATTTCGGCGACCTCACTGCCCTGCTCTATGCGCAGGGCTATCGGCGCGACGAATTCGTCGCCGACTGA
- a CDS encoding acetolactate synthase 3 large subunit — translation MSDSNSHDPNQMTGAAMIVRAIKDHGVEHIFGYPGGAVLPIYDEIFQQSDVQHILVRHEQGAGHAAEGYARSTGKPGVVLVTSGPGATNMVTPLADALMDSIPLVCITGQVPTHLIGNDAFQECDTVGITRPCTKHNWLVRRIEDLAKVLHEAFYVATSGRPGPVVVDVPKDVQFATGTYHPPRKADVHVSYVPNKKGDPAQIRKAVALLANAKRPVIYSGGGVINSGPEASRLLRELVEITDFPITSTLMGLGAYPASGKNWLGMLGMHGTYEANMTMHDCDVMLCIGARFDDRITGRTDAFAPNAKKIHIDIDPSSINKNIRVDVPIIGDVATVLADLLSAFKAEAKKPDIKPWWQQVATWRARNSLAYKKNNDVIMPQYAIQRLYEATRGRDTYITTEVGQHQMWAAQFYGFEQPKRWMTSGGLGTMGYGLPAALGVQVAHPGSLVIDIAGDASVQMTIQEMATAVQYELPIKIFILNNQYMGMVRQWQQLLHGNRLSHSYTEAMPDFVKLAEAYGAVGMQVVKPSDLDGAIQDMIKVNKPVLFDCRVAALENCFPMIPSGKAHNEMLLPAEATDEATAAAFAGGKALV, via the coding sequence ATGAGCGACAGCAACAGCCACGATCCGAACCAGATGACCGGTGCGGCGATGATCGTCCGCGCGATTAAGGATCACGGTGTCGAGCACATCTTCGGCTATCCGGGCGGCGCGGTACTTCCGATCTACGACGAGATCTTCCAGCAGTCTGACGTCCAGCACATCCTGGTCCGGCACGAGCAGGGCGCCGGCCACGCGGCCGAAGGCTATGCGCGCTCGACCGGCAAGCCGGGTGTGGTGCTGGTGACCTCTGGCCCGGGCGCAACCAACATGGTGACCCCGCTCGCCGACGCGCTGATGGACTCAATCCCGCTGGTGTGCATCACCGGCCAGGTGCCGACCCATCTGATCGGCAACGACGCCTTCCAGGAGTGCGACACCGTCGGCATCACCCGGCCGTGCACCAAGCACAACTGGCTGGTGCGCCGGATCGAGGATCTGGCCAAGGTGCTGCACGAGGCGTTCTACGTCGCGACCAGCGGCCGTCCGGGTCCGGTGGTCGTCGACGTGCCGAAGGACGTGCAGTTCGCCACCGGCACCTATCATCCGCCGCGCAAGGCCGACGTCCACGTCTCCTACGTGCCGAACAAGAAGGGCGATCCCGCCCAGATCCGTAAGGCCGTTGCGCTGCTGGCCAATGCCAAGCGGCCGGTGATCTATTCAGGCGGCGGCGTGATCAACTCGGGCCCCGAAGCGTCGCGGCTGCTGCGTGAGCTGGTGGAGATCACCGATTTCCCGATCACCTCGACGCTGATGGGTCTCGGCGCGTATCCGGCCTCGGGCAAGAACTGGCTCGGCATGCTGGGCATGCACGGCACCTACGAAGCCAACATGACGATGCACGATTGCGACGTCATGCTGTGCATCGGCGCGCGGTTCGACGACCGTATCACCGGCCGCACCGACGCGTTCGCACCGAACGCTAAGAAGATCCACATCGACATCGATCCGTCGTCGATCAACAAGAACATCCGGGTCGACGTGCCGATCATCGGCGACGTCGCCACCGTGCTCGCCGACCTGCTGAGTGCGTTCAAGGCCGAAGCCAAGAAGCCGGACATCAAGCCGTGGTGGCAGCAGGTCGCGACCTGGCGCGCGCGCAATTCGCTTGCCTATAAGAAGAACAACGACGTCATCATGCCGCAATACGCGATCCAGCGGCTGTACGAGGCGACCCGCGGCCGTGATACCTACATCACGACCGAAGTCGGTCAGCATCAGATGTGGGCGGCGCAGTTCTACGGCTTCGAACAGCCGAAGCGTTGGATGACCTCGGGCGGCCTCGGCACCATGGGCTACGGCCTGCCGGCGGCGCTCGGCGTGCAGGTGGCGCATCCGGGCAGCCTCGTCATCGACATCGCCGGCGACGCCTCGGTGCAGATGACGATCCAGGAGATGGCGACGGCAGTGCAGTACGAGCTGCCGATCAAGATCTTCATCTTGAACAACCAGTACATGGGCATGGTGCGCCAGTGGCAGCAGCTGCTGCACGGCAACCGGCTGTCGCATTCCTACACCGAGGCGATGCCCGACTTCGTCAAGCTGGCTGAAGCTTACGGCGCGGTCGGCATGCAGGTTGTCAAACCGTCCGATCTCGACGGCGCGATCCAGGACATGATCAAGGTGAACAAGCCGGTGCTGTTCGACTGCCGCGTCGCCGCGCTGGAGAACTGCTTCCCGATGATTCCGTCGGGCAAGGCGCACAACGAAATGCTGTTGCCGGCCGAAGCCACCGACGAAGCCACCGCAGCCGCCTTCGCTGGCGGCAAGGCGCTGGTGTGA
- a CDS encoding EamA family transporter, whose translation MKPADTALAVLVAVIWGLGFVFTRYALTEMSPSLLNLLRFAITALPCLLLPRPKLAWPVWIGISLLLVWQYLTQTYGIAHGVPAGLTAVIVQSQALFTVGFAALLLGERPTGAQLSGIAVAACGLLMICLTVGYDFTVLAFAVTMTAPISFAFTNLLLRRARDVPMLDLFAWISLASLPPLALAAWVSDGVPAILQSLTHLSPGVMGAMLALSIGSTTIGYWIWGRLLHAYSAAQVVPFALLVPFIGAGASSLVFGETFGPLRLAGMLIVVAGLAIMLLFGRARPPLPEVG comes from the coding sequence ATGAAGCCCGCCGACACGGCGCTCGCGGTTCTGGTGGCAGTGATCTGGGGCCTCGGCTTCGTGTTCACACGCTACGCGCTGACCGAGATGTCGCCGTCGCTGCTCAATCTGCTGCGCTTCGCCATCACGGCGCTGCCGTGCCTGCTGCTGCCGCGGCCGAAGCTGGCGTGGCCGGTGTGGATCGGGATCAGCCTGCTGCTGGTGTGGCAATATCTCACCCAGACCTACGGCATCGCCCACGGCGTGCCGGCCGGATTGACCGCCGTGATCGTCCAGAGCCAGGCGCTGTTTACGGTGGGGTTCGCGGCGCTTTTGCTCGGCGAGCGTCCGACCGGAGCGCAACTGAGCGGCATCGCGGTCGCTGCCTGCGGCCTGCTGATGATCTGTTTGACCGTCGGCTACGACTTCACCGTGCTGGCGTTCGCCGTGACGATGACCGCCCCGATCAGCTTCGCCTTCACCAATCTCTTGCTGCGCCGCGCCCGCGATGTGCCGATGCTCGACCTGTTCGCCTGGATCAGCCTGGCGTCGCTGCCGCCGCTTGCCTTGGCGGCCTGGGTCAGCGATGGCGTCCCGGCCATCCTTCAGTCGCTGACGCATCTGTCGCCCGGCGTGATGGGCGCGATGCTGGCGCTGTCGATCGGCTCGACCACCATCGGCTATTGGATCTGGGGACGGCTGCTGCACGCTTACAGCGCCGCGCAGGTGGTGCCTTTTGCATTGCTGGTGCCGTTCATCGGGGCGGGGGCGTCGAGCCTGGTGTTCGGGGAGACGTTTGGCCCGCTGCGGCTCGCCGGGATGCTGATCGTGGTCGCGGGCCTCGCCATCATGCTGCTGTTCGGCCGGGCCCGGCCGCCGCTGCCGGAGGTGGGTTGA
- the ilvN gene encoding acetolactate synthase small subunit produces the protein MTQPASAYFMEERHDPNETHTLSVIVQNEPGVLARVIGLFSGRGYNIESLTVSETEAQKHLSRITIVTTGTPMVIQQIKNQLDRMVPVYRVVDMTLSGRSIERELAMVKLRGVGDHRVESLRLAEAFRARVIDASTESFVFEITGNSSKINQFIELMRPLGLVEVVRTGVAAIGRGAEGM, from the coding sequence ATGACCCAGCCCGCATCCGCTTACTTCATGGAAGAGCGCCACGATCCGAACGAGACTCACACGCTGTCGGTGATCGTGCAGAACGAGCCCGGCGTTCTGGCCCGGGTGATCGGGCTGTTCTCGGGCCGTGGCTACAACATCGAAAGCCTCACGGTGTCGGAGACAGAGGCGCAGAAGCACCTGTCCCGCATCACCATCGTCACCACTGGCACGCCGATGGTGATCCAGCAAATCAAGAACCAGCTCGACCGCATGGTCCCGGTGTATCGCGTCGTCGACATGACGTTAAGCGGCCGCTCGATCGAGCGCGAGCTGGCGATGGTCAAGCTTCGGGGCGTCGGCGACCATCGCGTCGAATCGCTGCGGCTTGCGGAAGCCTTCCGCGCCCGGGTGATCGACGCCTCGACCGAGAGCTTCGTGTTCGAGATCACCGGCAACTCGTCGAAGATCAATCAGTTCATCGAGCTGATGCGCCCGCTGGGCCTGGTCGAAGTGGTGCGCACCGGCGTCGCCGCGATCGGCCGCGGCGCGGAGGGGATGTAA
- a CDS encoding MgtC/SapB family protein has translation MLPWWDILLRLGVAAIAGGLIGLNRDLKNKPIGMRTLALVALTSALLVAHADHSATSDQLSDPTSRVIQGILTGIGFLGAGVIVRSGNRLEIHGLTTAACTWLAAGIGIVCGAGQWLIVGVALTITFAVQIGGHPAERLLHRLLGGAKDERGHSAAPED, from the coding sequence TTGCTACCCTGGTGGGACATCCTGCTGCGTCTTGGCGTCGCCGCGATTGCCGGCGGCCTGATCGGGCTCAACCGCGACCTCAAGAACAAGCCGATCGGGATGCGCACGCTGGCGCTGGTGGCGCTCACCTCCGCACTGCTGGTGGCGCATGCCGATCATTCGGCGACCAGCGATCAACTGTCCGATCCGACCAGCCGCGTGATCCAGGGCATTCTCACCGGCATCGGCTTTCTTGGCGCCGGCGTCATCGTCCGCAGCGGCAACCGGCTCGAAATCCACGGACTTACGACCGCGGCATGCACCTGGCTCGCCGCCGGCATCGGAATTGTCTGCGGTGCCGGCCAGTGGCTGATCGTCGGCGTGGCGCTGACGATCACCTTCGCGGTGCAGATCGGCGGACATCCCGCCGAGCGGCTGCTCCATCGCCTGCTCGGGGGCGCCAAGGACGAACGCGGCCATAGCGCCGCGCCCGAAGACTAA
- a CDS encoding ATP-binding protein encodes MAEAVAQGAFGKVISVRGSGARVGLLPSSRLVPSAVRATVGRFVSIRTASSTIIAIITEVSSENLAETDEHIAVASVDLLGEILPGPLRPRFQRGVTNYPTIGDSVDLISSDDLRIVYEPTGSDQIDVGTLQQDPSVIAYVDIEEMLSKHFAVLGSTGVGKSTGVSLLLNEILKSRPALRIFLLDVHNEYGRSFGDKALVLNPRNLKLPFWLFNFEEIVDVLFAGRPGVPEELDILAEVIPVAKGLYVQYTSTDRLGLKRVDPKSIGYTADTPVPYRLVDLISLIDERMGKLENRSSRIIYHKLISRIETVRNDPRYAFMFDNANVGGDTMADVISHLFRLPANGKPMTIMQLAGFPAEVVDSVVSVLCRMAFDFGLWSDGVSPLLFVCEEAHRYAAADRAIGFGPTRKAVSRIAKEGRKYGVYLGLVTQRPAELDATILSQCNTLFAMRLANDRDQSLLRSAVSDAAANLLSFVPSLGTREVLAFGEGVALPTRLRFKEVPAHQLPRSEAAISTVPSAAAGNDMHFVSAVLERWRGATSHRDVPNDPGIAERPLARTLDAPMLQPSLGLDPDRFSLLKKPLR; translated from the coding sequence ATGGCAGAAGCTGTTGCTCAAGGGGCGTTCGGCAAGGTGATCTCGGTGCGCGGCTCCGGTGCGCGTGTCGGGCTGTTGCCGTCGAGCCGGCTGGTGCCCTCTGCCGTACGCGCCACCGTGGGCCGCTTCGTCAGTATCCGGACCGCAAGCTCCACCATCATCGCGATCATCACCGAGGTGTCGAGCGAGAACCTCGCCGAGACCGACGAGCATATCGCGGTCGCGTCGGTCGATCTGCTCGGCGAGATCCTGCCGGGGCCGCTGCGGCCGAGGTTCCAGCGCGGCGTCACCAACTACCCGACCATCGGCGACTCGGTGGACCTGATCTCCAGCGACGACCTGCGCATCGTCTATGAGCCGACTGGCTCCGACCAGATCGATGTCGGAACGCTGCAGCAGGACCCATCGGTGATCGCCTATGTCGACATCGAAGAAATGCTGTCGAAGCATTTCGCCGTGCTCGGCTCGACCGGCGTCGGCAAATCCACCGGCGTGTCGTTGCTGCTCAACGAGATCCTCAAGTCCCGCCCGGCGCTCCGCATCTTCCTGCTGGACGTCCACAACGAATACGGCCGCAGCTTCGGCGACAAGGCGCTGGTGCTCAATCCGCGCAATCTGAAGCTGCCGTTCTGGCTGTTCAACTTCGAGGAAATCGTCGACGTGCTGTTCGCCGGCCGCCCCGGCGTGCCCGAAGAGCTCGACATCCTGGCCGAGGTGATCCCCGTCGCCAAAGGCCTTTACGTGCAATACACCAGCACCGACCGGCTTGGTCTGAAGCGGGTCGATCCGAAGTCGATCGGCTACACCGCCGACACGCCGGTGCCATATCGCCTCGTCGACCTGATCTCGCTGATCGACGAGCGCATGGGCAAGCTGGAAAACCGCTCCTCGCGCATCATCTATCACAAGCTGATCTCGCGCATCGAGACTGTGCGCAACGATCCGCGCTACGCCTTCATGTTCGACAACGCCAATGTCGGCGGCGACACCATGGCGGACGTGATCAGCCATCTGTTCCGCCTGCCGGCCAACGGCAAGCCGATGACGATCATGCAGCTCGCCGGCTTCCCGGCCGAGGTGGTCGACTCGGTGGTGTCAGTGCTGTGCCGGATGGCATTCGACTTCGGCCTGTGGAGCGACGGCGTGTCGCCGCTGCTGTTTGTCTGCGAAGAGGCCCACCGTTACGCTGCGGCCGACCGCGCCATCGGTTTCGGCCCGACCCGCAAGGCGGTGTCACGCATCGCCAAGGAAGGCCGCAAATACGGGGTCTATCTCGGCCTCGTCACTCAGCGCCCGGCCGAACTCGACGCGACGATCCTGTCCCAGTGCAACACGCTGTTCGCGATGCGGCTCGCCAACGACCGCGACCAGTCGCTGCTGCGTTCGGCGGTGTCCGACGCCGCCGCGAACCTTCTCTCTTTCGTTCCCTCGCTCGGCACCCGCGAAGTGCTGGCGTTCGGCGAAGGCGTGGCCCTTCCGACCCGCCTGCGCTTCAAGGAAGTGCCGGCGCATCAGCTGCCGCGCAGCGAGGCTGCGATCTCCACCGTGCCGTCGGCGGCCGCAGGCAACGACATGCACTTCGTCAGCGCGGTGCTTGAGCGCTGGCGCGGCGCCACCTCGCATCGCGACGTGCCGAACGATCCGGGCATCGCCGAGCGCCCGCTGGCGCGGACGCTGGACGCTCCGATGCTGCAGCCCTCGCTCGGGCTCGATCCGGATCGGTTTTCTCTGCTGAAGAAGCCGCTGCGCTGA
- a CDS encoding TonB-dependent receptor — protein MSTPFSLTSFTEKLIRDQQSRTLLDVLGNDPSVRSNVPAYSGIQGFFIRGFPVFAQDIAFNGLYGVADSFNPALEPIERVEVQHGPSTMLSGMPPFGTIGGTINLIPKRAGDVPLTRFTTGFISNAQSYNAIDVGRRYGTNGEWGIRFNGAYQSGSTPIDNQKQEYGVTSLALDYRGERLRVGLDLGYQKVDFNSPLRNRSVLPGFPIPQAPDLRINQQQPWEYRDSNNKSAAIRAEYDLTDQLTVYAAYGHSEFHQVYFGGLPSIINARGDYRDTIQLTPFQTHSNTGEVGVRGQFDTGPVKHRVGVAASGLWQDTGLTNIPVGGTITSNIYNPVYAPPRSDAGLPRTSPTTAERFNRSIAIADTMSILNDRVELTIGGRWQGIDAKTLSPVTGLVTSDARNDAFSPGAGLVIKPIERLSLYANYIEGLTSTAPPTNAVNLNQSFPATVSKQVEAGAKYDFGPVGVSVAGFEIKQPSGFLDPTTGVFALNGEQRNRGVELNVFGQPIQGLRVVGGVSWIEGVLTKASNPAYNGNTAVGVPTMQLNLYGEYDLPGPARGVTMTGRVIHTASQFYDQANTQSIPAWTTLDLGVRYTTKIDRVPVTLRANVQNVTGENYWATTGRGILSPGAPRTYLVSASFDF, from the coding sequence ATGTCGACGCCGTTCAGCCTTACCAGCTTCACGGAGAAGCTCATCCGGGATCAGCAGTCGCGAACGCTGCTCGACGTGCTCGGCAACGATCCCTCCGTGCGCTCCAACGTGCCGGCCTACAGCGGCATCCAGGGCTTCTTCATTCGCGGCTTCCCGGTGTTCGCTCAGGACATCGCCTTCAACGGCCTGTATGGCGTCGCCGACTCCTTCAATCCGGCGCTCGAGCCGATCGAACGCGTCGAAGTGCAGCACGGCCCGAGCACGATGCTGAGCGGCATGCCGCCGTTCGGGACCATCGGCGGGACGATCAATCTGATCCCGAAGCGCGCCGGTGACGTGCCGCTGACGCGGTTCACGACCGGATTCATCTCCAACGCGCAGAGCTACAACGCCATCGATGTCGGCCGGCGTTATGGCACCAATGGCGAGTGGGGCATCCGCTTCAACGGCGCGTATCAGTCCGGCAGCACGCCGATCGACAACCAGAAACAAGAGTACGGCGTCACCTCGCTGGCGCTCGACTACCGTGGCGAACGCCTGCGGGTCGGCCTCGACCTCGGCTATCAGAAGGTCGACTTCAATTCGCCGCTGCGCAATCGCTCGGTGCTGCCGGGCTTTCCGATCCCGCAAGCGCCGGATCTGCGGATCAATCAGCAGCAGCCGTGGGAATATCGCGACAGCAACAACAAATCGGCCGCCATCCGTGCCGAGTACGATCTGACCGATCAACTCACCGTCTATGCCGCCTACGGCCATAGTGAATTTCATCAGGTCTACTTCGGCGGTCTGCCGTCGATCATCAACGCGCGCGGCGACTACCGCGATACGATCCAGCTCACCCCGTTCCAGACCCACAGCAACACCGGCGAAGTCGGGGTGCGCGGCCAGTTCGACACCGGACCGGTGAAGCACCGGGTCGGCGTCGCGGCGTCCGGCCTCTGGCAGGATACCGGCCTGACCAACATTCCGGTTGGGGGGACGATCACCTCGAACATCTACAATCCGGTGTACGCGCCGCCGCGCAGCGATGCCGGACTGCCGCGGACCTCGCCGACGACAGCGGAGCGCTTCAACCGCAGCATCGCCATCGCCGATACGATGTCGATCCTGAATGATCGCGTCGAGCTGACGATCGGCGGTCGCTGGCAGGGCATCGACGCCAAGACGCTGAGCCCGGTGACGGGCCTGGTGACGTCCGATGCGCGCAACGATGCATTTTCTCCGGGCGCCGGTCTGGTCATCAAGCCGATCGAGCGGCTGTCGCTCTACGCCAACTACATCGAAGGTCTGACTTCGACGGCGCCGCCGACCAATGCGGTCAACCTCAACCAGAGCTTCCCCGCGACAGTGTCGAAGCAGGTCGAGGCCGGCGCGAAGTATGACTTTGGCCCGGTCGGTGTGTCAGTTGCCGGCTTCGAGATCAAGCAGCCGAGCGGCTTCCTCGATCCGACCACCGGGGTGTTTGCGCTCAATGGCGAACAACGCAATCGTGGCGTCGAACTCAACGTGTTCGGGCAGCCGATCCAGGGATTGCGTGTCGTCGGCGGCGTGAGCTGGATCGAAGGCGTGCTGACGAAAGCGTCGAATCCCGCCTACAACGGCAATACGGCGGTTGGTGTCCCGACGATGCAGCTCAATCTCTACGGCGAGTACGACCTGCCGGGGCCCGCTCGCGGCGTGACCATGACCGGCCGGGTGATCCACACCGCGTCGCAGTTCTACGATCAGGCCAACACCCAGAGCATTCCAGCCTGGACCACGCTCGATCTCGGCGTGCGCTACACCACCAAGATCGACCGAGTTCCTGTGACACTGCGAGCCAACGTCCAGAACGTCACCGGCGAGAATTACTGGGCCACGACCGGTCGCGGCATTCTCAGCCCCGGCGCGCCGCGGACCTATCTGGTCTCGGCGAGCTTCGACTTCTGA
- a CDS encoding ParB-like protein, which translates to MTNPREPLLHTIPILSLRPTQMTVGMREVKEKRLRWRQHKPKKQAELLGNHMIPVVLGPGKTHYVIDHHHLARALHDEGVKEVLVTVIADLSMVDREAFWVVLDSRRWVYPYDAKGERHHYREIPKTVAGLKDDPFRSLAGELRRVGGYAKDTTPFSEFLWADFLRRRLSRKSVTANFQNAAEKALALAKSKDAIYLPGWCGPAADD; encoded by the coding sequence ATGACCAATCCGCGTGAACCGTTGCTGCATACGATCCCGATCCTGTCGCTGCGCCCGACTCAGATGACGGTTGGGATGCGCGAGGTGAAGGAGAAGCGGCTGCGCTGGCGCCAGCACAAACCGAAGAAACAGGCTGAACTGCTCGGCAATCACATGATTCCGGTGGTGCTCGGCCCCGGCAAGACGCACTACGTGATCGATCATCATCATCTGGCCCGGGCCCTGCACGACGAGGGCGTCAAGGAAGTGCTGGTGACGGTGATCGCCGACCTCAGCATGGTCGACCGCGAGGCGTTTTGGGTGGTGCTCGACAGCCGGCGCTGGGTCTATCCGTACGACGCCAAGGGCGAGCGGCATCACTACCGCGAGATTCCCAAGACCGTCGCGGGTCTGAAGGACGATCCATTCCGCAGCCTTGCCGGCGAACTGCGCCGCGTCGGCGGCTACGCCAAGGACACCACGCCGTTCAGCGAATTCCTGTGGGCCGATTTCCTGCGCCGGCGCCTGTCGCGCAAGAGCGTCACCGCCAACTTCCAGAATGCGGCTGAGAAAGCGCTGGCGCTCGCCAAGAGCAAAGACGCGATCTATCTGCCCGGCTGGTGCGGACCCGCTGCGGACGATTGA
- the miaA gene encoding tRNA (adenosine(37)-N6)-dimethylallyltransferase MiaA, which yields MTAEGPERHGRRPAAVLIAGPTASGKSALALKLAQASGGTVINTDSMQVYRDLRIITARPTPDEEALAPHRLYGTVDAAVNFSAGAYVEAAAAALADARAAGRLPILIGGTGLYFKALTRGLSAVPPVPAEVRDAVRLRLDRDGVQALHVELAGHDPEAAARLAPADRTRIARALEVVLATGRPLADWHQQTSPPLLPPDDVVAVFLAPDRETLYARIDSRFAAMLQGGALDEVAALAERRLDPLLPAMKAHGVPALIRHLRGEITLEEAASIGAADTRHYAKRQFTWFRHQLPEFKWVRPEEADAFLNTVVPARA from the coding sequence ATGACAGCGGAAGGTCCGGAACGGCACGGCCGGCGGCCGGCGGCCGTGCTTATCGCAGGGCCGACCGCCAGCGGCAAGTCGGCCTTGGCACTGAAGCTGGCGCAAGCGAGCGGCGGCACCGTCATCAACACCGATTCGATGCAGGTGTATCGCGACCTTCGCATCATCACCGCCCGGCCGACACCGGATGAGGAGGCACTGGCCCCGCATCGCCTTTACGGCACGGTCGATGCCGCGGTGAATTTCTCAGCCGGAGCTTATGTCGAAGCGGCGGCTGCGGCGCTGGCGGACGCGCGCGCGGCCGGGCGGCTGCCGATCCTGATCGGCGGGACCGGGCTGTATTTCAAGGCGCTGACACGGGGACTTTCGGCGGTGCCGCCGGTCCCCGCCGAGGTCCGCGACGCGGTGCGGCTGCGGCTCGACCGGGACGGGGTGCAGGCGTTGCATGTGGAGCTGGCCGGCCACGATCCGGAGGCGGCGGCGCGGCTGGCGCCGGCCGATCGGACGCGAATCGCCCGCGCGCTGGAGGTGGTGCTGGCGACCGGTCGGCCATTGGCCGACTGGCACCAGCAGACCTCGCCGCCGCTGCTGCCGCCGGATGATGTGGTGGCGGTATTCTTGGCCCCGGATCGCGAGACGCTCTACGCGCGGATCGACTCTCGATTCGCTGCGATGCTGCAGGGCGGGGCACTGGACGAGGTCGCCGCGTTGGCCGAACGCCGACTCGATCCGCTGCTGCCGGCAATGAAAGCTCACGGTGTGCCGGCACTGATCCGGCACTTGCGCGGCGAGATCACTTTGGAAGAAGCGGCTTCGATCGGCGCTGCCGATACCCGGCATTATGCCAAGCGGCAGTTCACCTGGTTTCGGCATCAACTGCCGGAGTTCAAATGGGTGAGGCCGGAGGAGGCGGACGCATTCCTGAACACTGTGGTTCCGGCGCGCGCGTGA